The Solanum lycopersicum chromosome 6, SLM_r2.1 genome has a window encoding:
- the LOC101247127 gene encoding uncharacterized protein isoform X11 — MCCLLVQPCTNLDCLYLHEVGSQEDSFSKDEIISAYTRSRVQQIAGAVNTMQRRSGSVLPPPAEEYCSNNSASADKPISKNAATNSAPSVRGSSSPPNSSSGRSAALPAGALWGTRASNNQHPPASVPCSNGPLNKKPQTCNPTVSYTAVERTSQASLLPAYAGKKVVHTEESVTSQEKGKIDTLEPVKQHVGADPHIYTSENPTIPAPLDSQLHSVPSMSLKDRDKQVIPTSSTNALDISVKSSGPGFTKYFNDTTDAKIQNVCLDMSSLSIGRHEKTQGNCIDQNKESLTGEYATSADEICITREKSDLRLDTLSKVTQVTTSEMENDLLTFNEQRHRDPEVVIDKVYSPNLPPSLHSPAQPCWYSSQLTNGGGPVSANMQLDRRTDSVSQPSRESLTNGYPENVSNCVAGLHTIDRSYYPLPDEGKMMHVKRFQGEAPSENSSTNVDIGENSIISNILSLDFDPWNESLTSPQNLAKLLGETDDRQGSVRVSSSRKLTSNQSRFSFAREEPTTNALADYQPSLNYIEQSFNHYHHGHDFPNSRNDKLDYIGTRNGFSMANNEETVGFGNSFSHLSSNKLSVSRPQMSAPPGFPAPNRAPPPGFASHFERMEQNFDSLHANNLRDASSLHNLHQAPQVGHVSNGDIEFMDPAILAVGKGFPNGLHLSNLDMSSSCPPQSNTLQNEGRLQLLMQRSVAAHQNQSFSDTRNMFSLVSDAYGMSSRGVEQTLANNHPPFDGFSSRALEQTLVNHQSPYSQLTLSLGRNSVMSNGHWDSWNGVQSGNSLGVAEHPRTENMGFNKVFTGYEESKIHMPNSGNLYNRTFGM; from the exons ATGTG TTGTCTTTTGGTTCAGCCCTGTACCAATCTTGATTGTTTATACTTGCACGAGGTTGGGTCGCAAGAGGATAGCTTTAGTAAAGACGAAATCATATCAGCTTACACAAG GAGTAGAGTTCAACAAATTGCTGGTGCCGTTAATACTATGCAACGGCGATCAGGGAGTGTGTTACCGCCGCCAGCAGAGGAGTACTGCAGTAACAACTCTGCTTCTGCTGACAAACCTATTAGTAAAAATGCTGCAACT AATTCAGCACCCAGTGTTAGAGGCTCCAGCTCCCCACCAAATAGTAGCTCTGGTAGATCTGCGGCTCTTCCTGCTGGAGCTTTATG GGGAACACGTGCATCAAATAATCAACACCCACCTGCCAGTGTACCATGTTCTAATGGACCACTTAATAAGAAGCCTCAGACGTGTAATCCAACGGTATCTTATACAGCTGTTGAAAGGACAAGTCAGGCTTCGTTACTGCCTGCCTATGCAGGAAAGAAAGTAGTACATACTGAAGAAAGTGTAACTTCTCAAGAGAAAGGTAAGATAGACACTTTAGAACCTGTTAAGCAGCATGTAGGAGCAGACCCTCATATCTATACTTCTGAGAACCCCACTATTCCGGCACCTCTGGACAGTCAGCTACATAGTGTCCCGTCCATGTCTTTGAAGGACAGAGATAAACAAGTGATACCAACCAGTAGTACAAATGCCTTGGATATTTCTGTCAAGTCTAGTGGACCTGgttttacaaaatatttcaatgatACCACGGATGCTAAGATCCAGAATGTATGCCTTGATATGTCGTCATTGAGCATTGGTAGACATGAAAAAACACAGGGCAACTGTATTGATCAAAATAAGGAGTCCTTGACCGGGGAATATGCGACTTCTGCAGATGAGATTTGTATTACAAGAGAGAAGTCTGACTTGAGATTGGATACACTGAGCAAAGTAACACAAGTTACTACTTCCGAAATGGAGAATGATTTGCTAACCTTTAATGAGCAGAGACATAGGGATCCCGAAGTAGTTATTGACAAAGTTTATTCACCAAATCTTCCCCCTTCTTTGCACTCCCCAGCTCAGCCTTGTTGGTATTCCTCTCAGCTGACTAATGGTGGTGGACCTGTTAGTGCCAATATGCAGTTAGACAGGAGAACTGATTCAGTATCACAGCCTTCGCGTGAATCATTGACTAATGGATACCCGGAGAATGTATCAAATTGCGTGGCGGGTTTGCATACTATTGATAGAAGTTATTATCCGTTGCCTGACGAGGGTAAGATGATGCATGTGAAAAGGTTTCAAGGTGAAGCTCCTAGCGAGAACAGTAGTACTAATGTAGATATTGGAGAGAACAGTATTATATCTAATATTTTGTCCCTGGATTTTGATCCTTGGAATGAATCATTAACTTCTCCTCAGAACCTTGCCAAGTTGTTGGGAGAAACTGATGACCGACAAGGGTCTGTTAGAGTGTCAAGCTCAAGAAAATTAACCAGTAACCAATCAAGATTCTCTTTTGCAAGAGAAGAACCAACCACCAATGCATTAGCTGATTATCAACCATCTCTTAATTACATTGAGCAAAGTTTTAATCATTATCATCATGGTCATGATTTTCCAAATAGCAGAAATGATAAACTTGATTATATTGGTACTCGTAATGGTTTTTCCATGGCTAATAATGAGGAAACAGTTGGTTTTGGCAACAGCTTTTCTCATCTCTCTTCTAATAAGCTATCAG TGTCCAGACCTCAGATGTCAGCACCTCCAGGGTTCCCAGCACCAAACAGAGCACCACCCCCGGGTTTTGCTTCTCATTTTGAGAGAATGGAACAAAATTTTGACTCTCTTCATG CGAATAACTTGCGTGATGCCTCCTCATTGCACAATCTACACCAGGCTCCTCAAGTTGGACATGTGAGTAATGGAGATATTGAGTTTATGGATCCTGCTATTCTGGCAGTTGGTAAAGGGTTTCCTAATGGCCTTCATCTCTCAAACTTGGACATGTCTTCAAGTTGTCCTCCACAATCAAATACTTTACAAAATGAGGGAAGGCTTCAATTACTGATGCAAAGATCTGTAGCTGCGCATCAGAACCAGAGTTTTTCTGATACGAGGAATATGTTTTCACTGGTCAGTGATGCTTATGGAATGTCTTCCCGGGGTGTGGAGCAAACTCTGGCCAACAATCATCCCCCATTTGATGGATTTTCTTCTAGGGCTCTGGAGCAAACTCTGGTCAACCATCAATCTCCATATTCACAGCTCACTCTTTCCCTGGGTAGAAACTCTGTCATGTCAAATGGCCACTGGGACAGTTGGAATGGGGTTCAGAGTGGAAACAGTTTGGGTGTAGCGGAACACCCCCGAACAGAAAATATGGGCTTTAACAAGGTATTTACCGGATATGAGGAATCAAAGATTCATATGCCCAATTCTGGCAATTTGTATAATAGAACATTTGGGATGTAA
- the LOC101247127 gene encoding uncharacterized protein isoform X12, producing the protein MCCLLVQPCTNLDCLYLHEVGSQEDSFSKDEIISAYTRVQQIAGAVNTMQRRSGSVLPPPAEEYCSNNSASADKPISKNAATNSAPSVRGSSSPPNSSSGRSAALPAGALWGTRASNNQHPPASVPCSNGPLNKKPQTCNPTVSYTAVERTSQASLLPAYAGKKVVHTEESVTSQEKGKIDTLEPVKQHVGADPHIYTSENPTIPAPLDSQLHSVPSMSLKDRDKQVIPTSSTNALDISVKSSGPGFTKYFNDTTDAKIQNVCLDMSSLSIGRHEKTQGNCIDQNKESLTGEYATSADEICITREKSDLRLDTLSKVTQVTTSEMENDLLTFNEQRHRDPEVVIDKVYSPNLPPSLHSPAQPCWYSSQLTNGGGPVSANMQLDRRTDSVSQPSRESLTNGYPENVSNCVAGLHTIDRSYYPLPDEGKMMHVKRFQGEAPSENSSTNVDIGENSIISNILSLDFDPWNESLTSPQNLAKLLGETDDRQGSVRVSSSRKLTSNQSRFSFAREEPTTNALADYQPSLNYIEQSFNHYHHGHDFPNSRNDKLDYIGTRNGFSMANNEETVGFGNSFSHLSSNKLSVSRPQMSAPPGFPAPNRAPPPGFASHFERMEQNFDSLHANNLRDASSLHNLHQAPQVGHVSNGDIEFMDPAILAVGKGFPNGLHLSNLDMSSSCPPQSNTLQNEGRLQLLMQRSVAAHQNQSFSDTRNMFSLVSDAYGMSSRGVEQTLANNHPPFDGFSSRALEQTLVNHQSPYSQLTLSLGRNSVMSNGHWDSWNGVQSGNSLGVAEHPRTENMGFNKVFTGYEESKIHMPNSGNLYNRTFGM; encoded by the exons ATGTG TTGTCTTTTGGTTCAGCCCTGTACCAATCTTGATTGTTTATACTTGCACGAGGTTGGGTCGCAAGAGGATAGCTTTAGTAAAGACGAAATCATATCAGCTTACACAAG AGTTCAACAAATTGCTGGTGCCGTTAATACTATGCAACGGCGATCAGGGAGTGTGTTACCGCCGCCAGCAGAGGAGTACTGCAGTAACAACTCTGCTTCTGCTGACAAACCTATTAGTAAAAATGCTGCAACT AATTCAGCACCCAGTGTTAGAGGCTCCAGCTCCCCACCAAATAGTAGCTCTGGTAGATCTGCGGCTCTTCCTGCTGGAGCTTTATG GGGAACACGTGCATCAAATAATCAACACCCACCTGCCAGTGTACCATGTTCTAATGGACCACTTAATAAGAAGCCTCAGACGTGTAATCCAACGGTATCTTATACAGCTGTTGAAAGGACAAGTCAGGCTTCGTTACTGCCTGCCTATGCAGGAAAGAAAGTAGTACATACTGAAGAAAGTGTAACTTCTCAAGAGAAAGGTAAGATAGACACTTTAGAACCTGTTAAGCAGCATGTAGGAGCAGACCCTCATATCTATACTTCTGAGAACCCCACTATTCCGGCACCTCTGGACAGTCAGCTACATAGTGTCCCGTCCATGTCTTTGAAGGACAGAGATAAACAAGTGATACCAACCAGTAGTACAAATGCCTTGGATATTTCTGTCAAGTCTAGTGGACCTGgttttacaaaatatttcaatgatACCACGGATGCTAAGATCCAGAATGTATGCCTTGATATGTCGTCATTGAGCATTGGTAGACATGAAAAAACACAGGGCAACTGTATTGATCAAAATAAGGAGTCCTTGACCGGGGAATATGCGACTTCTGCAGATGAGATTTGTATTACAAGAGAGAAGTCTGACTTGAGATTGGATACACTGAGCAAAGTAACACAAGTTACTACTTCCGAAATGGAGAATGATTTGCTAACCTTTAATGAGCAGAGACATAGGGATCCCGAAGTAGTTATTGACAAAGTTTATTCACCAAATCTTCCCCCTTCTTTGCACTCCCCAGCTCAGCCTTGTTGGTATTCCTCTCAGCTGACTAATGGTGGTGGACCTGTTAGTGCCAATATGCAGTTAGACAGGAGAACTGATTCAGTATCACAGCCTTCGCGTGAATCATTGACTAATGGATACCCGGAGAATGTATCAAATTGCGTGGCGGGTTTGCATACTATTGATAGAAGTTATTATCCGTTGCCTGACGAGGGTAAGATGATGCATGTGAAAAGGTTTCAAGGTGAAGCTCCTAGCGAGAACAGTAGTACTAATGTAGATATTGGAGAGAACAGTATTATATCTAATATTTTGTCCCTGGATTTTGATCCTTGGAATGAATCATTAACTTCTCCTCAGAACCTTGCCAAGTTGTTGGGAGAAACTGATGACCGACAAGGGTCTGTTAGAGTGTCAAGCTCAAGAAAATTAACCAGTAACCAATCAAGATTCTCTTTTGCAAGAGAAGAACCAACCACCAATGCATTAGCTGATTATCAACCATCTCTTAATTACATTGAGCAAAGTTTTAATCATTATCATCATGGTCATGATTTTCCAAATAGCAGAAATGATAAACTTGATTATATTGGTACTCGTAATGGTTTTTCCATGGCTAATAATGAGGAAACAGTTGGTTTTGGCAACAGCTTTTCTCATCTCTCTTCTAATAAGCTATCAG TGTCCAGACCTCAGATGTCAGCACCTCCAGGGTTCCCAGCACCAAACAGAGCACCACCCCCGGGTTTTGCTTCTCATTTTGAGAGAATGGAACAAAATTTTGACTCTCTTCATG CGAATAACTTGCGTGATGCCTCCTCATTGCACAATCTACACCAGGCTCCTCAAGTTGGACATGTGAGTAATGGAGATATTGAGTTTATGGATCCTGCTATTCTGGCAGTTGGTAAAGGGTTTCCTAATGGCCTTCATCTCTCAAACTTGGACATGTCTTCAAGTTGTCCTCCACAATCAAATACTTTACAAAATGAGGGAAGGCTTCAATTACTGATGCAAAGATCTGTAGCTGCGCATCAGAACCAGAGTTTTTCTGATACGAGGAATATGTTTTCACTGGTCAGTGATGCTTATGGAATGTCTTCCCGGGGTGTGGAGCAAACTCTGGCCAACAATCATCCCCCATTTGATGGATTTTCTTCTAGGGCTCTGGAGCAAACTCTGGTCAACCATCAATCTCCATATTCACAGCTCACTCTTTCCCTGGGTAGAAACTCTGTCATGTCAAATGGCCACTGGGACAGTTGGAATGGGGTTCAGAGTGGAAACAGTTTGGGTGTAGCGGAACACCCCCGAACAGAAAATATGGGCTTTAACAAGGTATTTACCGGATATGAGGAATCAAAGATTCATATGCCCAATTCTGGCAATTTGTATAATAGAACATTTGGGATGTAA
- the LOC101247127 gene encoding uncharacterized protein isoform X10 — protein sequence MKMYLLQRKEYFPQYGKVMKVSISRTAAGTIQHFANDTCSVYITYSKEEEAILCIQSVHGFVLDGSPLRACFGTTKYCHAWLRNVPCTNLDCLYLHEVGSQEDSFSKDEIISAYTRVQQIAGAVNTMQRRSGSVLPPPAEEYCSNNSASADKPISKNAATNSAPSVRGSSSPPNSSSGRSAALPAGALWGTRASNNQHPPASVPCSNGPLNKKPQTCNPTVSYTAVERTSQASLLPAYAGKKVVHTEESVTSQEKGKIDTLEPVKQHVGADPHIYTSENPTIPAPLDSQLHSVPSMSLKDRDKQVIPTSSTNALDISVKSSGPGFTKYFNDTTDAKIQNVCLDMSSLSIGRHEKTQGNCIDQNKESLTGEYATSADEICITREKSDLRLDTLSKVTQVTTSEMENDLLTFNEQRHRDPEVVIDKVYSPNLPPSLHSPAQPCWYSSQLTNGGGPVSANMQLDRRTDSVSQPSRESLTNGYPENVSNCVAGLHTIDRSYYPLPDEGKMMHVKRFQGEAPSENSSTNVDIGENSIISNILSLDFDPWNESLTSPQNLAKLLGETDDRQGSVRVSSSRKLTSNQSRFSFAREEPTTNALADYQPSLNYIEQSFNHYHHGHDFPNSRNDKLDYIGTRNGFSMANNEETVGFGNSFSHLSSNKLSVSRPQMSAPPGFPAPNRAPPPGFASHFERMEQNFDSLHANNLRDASSLHNLHQAPQVGHVSNGDIEFMDPAILAVGKGFPNGLHLSNLDMSSSCPPQSNTLQNEGRLQLLMQRSVAAHQNQSFSDTRNMFSLVSDAYGMSSRGVEQTLANNHPPFDGFSSRALEQTLVNHQSPYSQLTLSLGRNSVMSNGHWDSWNGVQSGNSLGVAEHPRTENMGFNKVFTGYEESKIHMPNSGNLYNRTFGM from the exons ATGAAGATGTAT CTTCTACAGAGGAAAGAGTATTTTCCTCAGTATGGAAAGGTTATGAAGGTGTCTATATCTCGTACAGCTGCTGGCACTATTCAACATTTTGCAAATGATACTTGTAGTGT ATATATTACCTATTCAAAGGAGGAGGAAGCAATTCTGTGTATTCAATCTGTACATGGGTTTGTTTTGGATGGTAGTCCTCTAAG AGCTTGCTTTGGAACCACAAAATACTGTCATGCTTGGTTGAGAAATGTG CCCTGTACCAATCTTGATTGTTTATACTTGCACGAGGTTGGGTCGCAAGAGGATAGCTTTAGTAAAGACGAAATCATATCAGCTTACACAAG AGTTCAACAAATTGCTGGTGCCGTTAATACTATGCAACGGCGATCAGGGAGTGTGTTACCGCCGCCAGCAGAGGAGTACTGCAGTAACAACTCTGCTTCTGCTGACAAACCTATTAGTAAAAATGCTGCAACT AATTCAGCACCCAGTGTTAGAGGCTCCAGCTCCCCACCAAATAGTAGCTCTGGTAGATCTGCGGCTCTTCCTGCTGGAGCTTTATG GGGAACACGTGCATCAAATAATCAACACCCACCTGCCAGTGTACCATGTTCTAATGGACCACTTAATAAGAAGCCTCAGACGTGTAATCCAACGGTATCTTATACAGCTGTTGAAAGGACAAGTCAGGCTTCGTTACTGCCTGCCTATGCAGGAAAGAAAGTAGTACATACTGAAGAAAGTGTAACTTCTCAAGAGAAAGGTAAGATAGACACTTTAGAACCTGTTAAGCAGCATGTAGGAGCAGACCCTCATATCTATACTTCTGAGAACCCCACTATTCCGGCACCTCTGGACAGTCAGCTACATAGTGTCCCGTCCATGTCTTTGAAGGACAGAGATAAACAAGTGATACCAACCAGTAGTACAAATGCCTTGGATATTTCTGTCAAGTCTAGTGGACCTGgttttacaaaatatttcaatgatACCACGGATGCTAAGATCCAGAATGTATGCCTTGATATGTCGTCATTGAGCATTGGTAGACATGAAAAAACACAGGGCAACTGTATTGATCAAAATAAGGAGTCCTTGACCGGGGAATATGCGACTTCTGCAGATGAGATTTGTATTACAAGAGAGAAGTCTGACTTGAGATTGGATACACTGAGCAAAGTAACACAAGTTACTACTTCCGAAATGGAGAATGATTTGCTAACCTTTAATGAGCAGAGACATAGGGATCCCGAAGTAGTTATTGACAAAGTTTATTCACCAAATCTTCCCCCTTCTTTGCACTCCCCAGCTCAGCCTTGTTGGTATTCCTCTCAGCTGACTAATGGTGGTGGACCTGTTAGTGCCAATATGCAGTTAGACAGGAGAACTGATTCAGTATCACAGCCTTCGCGTGAATCATTGACTAATGGATACCCGGAGAATGTATCAAATTGCGTGGCGGGTTTGCATACTATTGATAGAAGTTATTATCCGTTGCCTGACGAGGGTAAGATGATGCATGTGAAAAGGTTTCAAGGTGAAGCTCCTAGCGAGAACAGTAGTACTAATGTAGATATTGGAGAGAACAGTATTATATCTAATATTTTGTCCCTGGATTTTGATCCTTGGAATGAATCATTAACTTCTCCTCAGAACCTTGCCAAGTTGTTGGGAGAAACTGATGACCGACAAGGGTCTGTTAGAGTGTCAAGCTCAAGAAAATTAACCAGTAACCAATCAAGATTCTCTTTTGCAAGAGAAGAACCAACCACCAATGCATTAGCTGATTATCAACCATCTCTTAATTACATTGAGCAAAGTTTTAATCATTATCATCATGGTCATGATTTTCCAAATAGCAGAAATGATAAACTTGATTATATTGGTACTCGTAATGGTTTTTCCATGGCTAATAATGAGGAAACAGTTGGTTTTGGCAACAGCTTTTCTCATCTCTCTTCTAATAAGCTATCAG TGTCCAGACCTCAGATGTCAGCACCTCCAGGGTTCCCAGCACCAAACAGAGCACCACCCCCGGGTTTTGCTTCTCATTTTGAGAGAATGGAACAAAATTTTGACTCTCTTCATG CGAATAACTTGCGTGATGCCTCCTCATTGCACAATCTACACCAGGCTCCTCAAGTTGGACATGTGAGTAATGGAGATATTGAGTTTATGGATCCTGCTATTCTGGCAGTTGGTAAAGGGTTTCCTAATGGCCTTCATCTCTCAAACTTGGACATGTCTTCAAGTTGTCCTCCACAATCAAATACTTTACAAAATGAGGGAAGGCTTCAATTACTGATGCAAAGATCTGTAGCTGCGCATCAGAACCAGAGTTTTTCTGATACGAGGAATATGTTTTCACTGGTCAGTGATGCTTATGGAATGTCTTCCCGGGGTGTGGAGCAAACTCTGGCCAACAATCATCCCCCATTTGATGGATTTTCTTCTAGGGCTCTGGAGCAAACTCTGGTCAACCATCAATCTCCATATTCACAGCTCACTCTTTCCCTGGGTAGAAACTCTGTCATGTCAAATGGCCACTGGGACAGTTGGAATGGGGTTCAGAGTGGAAACAGTTTGGGTGTAGCGGAACACCCCCGAACAGAAAATATGGGCTTTAACAAGGTATTTACCGGATATGAGGAATCAAAGATTCATATGCCCAATTCTGGCAATTTGTATAATAGAACATTTGGGATGTAA